A section of the Kluyveromyces lactis strain NRRL Y-1140 chromosome F complete sequence genome encodes:
- the SLU7 gene encoding mRNA splicing protein SLU7 (weakly similar to uniprot|Q02775 Saccharomyces cerevisiae YDR088C SLU7 Protein involved in 3' splice site choices acts in concert with Prp18p during the 2nd step of splicing) has protein sequence MRRGNSGARGNRGGSRGKPGQNEHIPNFIKNKPWYLAEESEVSASTSAINSNSTISGTGTGTGTELEEKDYLSHHRLKKSSVPDSGTAEIDDAFTYVRPSGRNRKKKDSYDLDLDAPVRRRDEKVIESNYDAKRDRWYGYTPDIKEIERNHKGPDTSHREMDEVQIQEMERLGLKPEDVGFDATQPLSGPKEKYNPVRLREDKAAYLQDMSSEEMLYDPKSRIYKSKEEGTIDPKSKMFHRHLTGDALQVGVINERVRQEAVRSGIKDFEVNKEKLNHVFAANPTKYELMMRTEPERKQETSVEQDAAPKRRKFDKNSFKESSSSSNPGSSTMKDLYDKYM, from the coding sequence ATGCGTAGGGGTAATTCTGGAGCGCGTGGTAACCGTGGTGGTTCGCGTGGGAAACCGGGCCAGAACGAACATATACCGAATTTTATCAAGAACAAGCCATGGTATTTGGCAGAAGAAAGTGAAGTAAGTGCCAGTACCAGTGCCATTAACAGTAACAGTACCATTTCTGGTACCGGTACTGGTACCGGCACTgaattagaagaaaaagattaCTTATCCCACCATAGGCTAAAGAAAAGTTCAGTCCCCGATTCAGGGACGGCAGAAATCGATGATGCATTCACTTATGTAAGGCCTAGTGGAAGGAACCGTAAGAAGAAGGATTCATATGACCTAGATTTGGACGCCCCAGTACGAAGACGTGACGAGAAAGTTATTGAGTCGAATTATGATGCGAAAAGAGATCGGTGGTATGGGTACACGCCTGATATAAAGGAGATTGAAAGGAATCATAAGGGGCCCGATACAAGTCATAGGGAAATGGACGAGGTTCAGATCCAAGAGATGGAAAGATTGGGTTTGAAACCGGAAGATGTCGGGTTCGATGCTACTCAACCGCTGTCAGGCCCAAAGGAGAAATATAATCCGGTCAGACTAAGGGAGGATAAAGCTGCTTATTTGCAGGATATGTCCTCTGAGGAGATGTTGTACGATCcaaaatcaagaatttaTAAATCAAAGGAAGAGGGTACAATAGATCCCAAATCCAAGATGTTCCATCGCCATTTGACTGGGGATGCCTTGCAAGTGGGTGTAATCAATGAAAGGGTGCGACAAGAGGCTGTTCGCTCGGGGATTAAAGATTTCGAAGTCAATAAAGAGAAGTTGAACCATGTTTTCGCGGCAAACCCGACCAAATATGAACTTATGATGCGTACAGAACCTGAACGGAAACAGGAAACTTCTGTAGAACAGGATGCAGCACCAAAGCGAAGAAAATTCGACAAGAACAGTTTCAAAgagtcttcttcttcttcaaatccGGGTTCTTCTACGATGAAGGATTTGTACGATAAATATATGTAA
- the PUS6 gene encoding pseudouridine synthase PUS6 (similar to uniprot|P53294 Saccharomyces cerevisiae YGR169C PUS6 RNA:Psi-synthase and weakly similar to YOL066C uniprot|Q12362 Saccharomyces cerevisiae YOL066C RIB2 DRAP deaminase, catalyzes the third step of the riboflavin biosynthesis pathway; N-terminus has sequence similarity to RNA:pseudouridine synthases), with translation MVVLEEEMSIYFQNGLRKIAPYYNARSSFVKGRWFGKSLTQIFIDEFAHTHEEAQLKITEGFIKLLREGKQLEGDPIIKNKDILLTYQHNHEPPVKNWGEPICDEKHIMGIPIVHQDEQLLVINKPNGIPVHPTAYFYKNTLTELLKDSLGYPVHPCYRLDKITSGLLILAKNPIDANRVQSKIRDRDMKKYYLARVKGKFPETAVDKSPIYTCDLKIKSEPLSPLKDAHTEFELMEYDAVTDQSIVLCKPFTGRTHQIRIHLARQGHPITNDPFYNLDNSTYPLRSRFIIETPDWTQLTNERIEKLRKRFEVELDDVWDQLNENQERCPECDEEMPKDPTPESLELYLHAWRYKGLDLEFETDYPYWAKFENEKQA, from the coding sequence ATGGTAgtgttggaagaagagatGTCGATATACTTTCAAAATGGGTTAAGGAAAATCGCACCATATTATAATGCAAGATCATCGTTTGTGAAAGGCAGATGGTTCGGCAAGTCTTTGACCCAGATATTCATTGACGAGTTTGCACATACCCATGAAGAAGCACAACTGAAAATAACGGAAGGTTTTATCAAGCTGTTGAGGGAAGGTAAGCAGCTGGAAGGAGATCCCATTATTAAGAATAAAGATATTCTACTCACCTACCAACACAACCATGAACCTCCAGTCAAAAACTGGGGGGAACCAATTTGTGACGAGAAGCACATTATGGGAATTCCAATTGTGCATCAAGATGAACAATTACTAGTCATTAATAAACCCAATGGTATTCCGGTACACCCAACGGCCTATTTTTATAAGAATACTTTAACCGAGCtgttgaaagattctttgGGATATCCAGTACACCCATGTTATCGTTTGGATAAGATCACTTCTGGTTTACTTATTCTGGCCAAAAATCCCATCGATGCTAACAGAGTTCAATCTAAGATAAGAGATCGTgatatgaagaaatattatcTAGCTAGAGTAAAAGGAAAATTTCCTGAAACTGCAGTTGATAAATCCCCAATCTATACCTGTGACTTGAAAATTAAATCAGAGCCATTATCCCCTTTGAAAGACGCACATACTGAGTTTGAATTAATGGAATACGATGCCGTAACTGATCAATCAATTGTATTATGCAAACCTTTCACGGGAAGAACACATCAAATTCGTATCCATTTGGCAAGACAGGGACACCCCATTACAAACGATCCGTTTTATAACCTTGATAACTCAACGTACCCATTACGGTCAAGGTTTATTATTGAGACCCCAGATTGGACTCAACTAACAAACGAAAGAATCGAAAAGCTACGGAAGCGGTTCGAGGTTGAACTGGATGATGTCTGGgatcaattgaatgaaaatcaAGAACGATGTCCTGAATGCGACGAAGAAATGCCAAAAGATCCAACTCCAGAATCGTTAGAGCTATATCTACATGCTTGGAGATACAAAGGTTTGGATTTGGAGTTTGAAACAGATTATCCCTACTGGGCGAAGTTCGAAAATGAGAAACAAGCTTAA
- the BBC1 gene encoding Bbc1p (some similarities with uniprot|P47068 Saccharomyces cerevisiae YJL020C/YJL021C BBC1 Protein possibly involved in assembly of actin patches), with product MSVPFKVEALFPYTSDFEDDLPFSKGQIITVLEIEDDEWFFGEFKDADGKTKQGIFPKGFVSEPLKETASEPAQEKQPEEKPNVETPVKIPETQTVNPNAAAATAPVQKGKVSQDNVRQLRNSLSFQEGSGDTERSGFVNSDDLVKEAKSESKMSLQQRISMLQHMQKQQQEQAETLHKRKKSISSVSSPTGSVATASATSPVNIEKRESYDASVIEDSDAENPEVDVSTSSIHTAPPIPNDTASIGSHPQRTYSIPEESVNENDDRDDNDENESSEDENEEEQRRAALREKMARLANASRYGMPNAYFNPFGMPMPSADSSKTPTKSKKPKEESESPTETSSLPTAVPVMPFADPSMLPMFRKKTEEIAVETSGHAETPENQADEESESSFVDGVDDAQPAITGSVNYDKDPDFQHKDEVPEGSQGLSGYESEDETTKKVEDEEEEAPSPTVPQRIRPTHVYTIDTSPGSPQTPQTPQATNAPQKLPAAPPIPSAPSVPPIPTGAPIPPVPSSVPVPPLPTKAPAPVLSVKTENTEQKLPTKQPAAAPAPPVPSSGGPPPLPPSNAPQRRPSIQTIPGAANSSPATPSSAAPQIPASFQPLRRTTTAKFEPGTIPELEFSKQSTWWLTKTVQADTVKPSKVKYIWESQDHIVERRNTNKLVVRDFQFLFEDYSQIQAYVVYDPKNPIETAISHQDYIPSSSQSTGSDLLIKTIYENSNKCVGKACHSFIPQILGPIDNLVPPIAQRTYGITVFEHAYNTAIDEAALGKLVPGLILVARNAEFTFDDGLTYSLGIETPFVAILKSVDLETQSLSVIEELGGECKVSMYPLENLTKGKLKVAKPVHRKDIGW from the coding sequence ATGTCTGTGCCATTTAAGGTCGAGGCATTGTTTCCATACACCTCAGATTTTGAGGATGATTTACCATTTTCCAAAGGTCAGATCATTACGGTGCTTGAAATAGAAGACGATGAGTGGTTCTTTGGTGAGTTTAAGGATGCTGATGGTAAAACAAAGCAAGGTATTTTCCCCAAAGGTTTTGTTAGTGAACctttgaaggaaactgCTAGTGAGCCTGCTCAAGAGAAGCAGCCAGAGGAGAAACCAAATGTGGAAACTCCGGTCAAGATTCCGGAAACACAGACTGTCAATCCAAATGCTGCAGCTGCAACTGCACCAGTCCAGAAGGGAAAGGTTTCTCAGGATAATGTCAGACAGTTGAGAAATAGTCTGTCGTTTCAAGAAGGTTCTGGTGATACTGAGAGGAGTGGTTTTGTTAATAGCGATGATTTGGTAAAGGAGGCTAAGTCGGAATCTAAAATGTCCTTGCAGCAAAGGATATCCATGTTACAGCATATGcagaaacaacaacaggAACAGGCGGAAACTTTGCATAAGCGGAAAAAAAGTATTTCTAGTGTGTCGTCCCCAACCGGCAGCGTTGCTACTGCTAGTGCAACTTCTCCAgttaatattgaaaaaaggGAAAGTTATGATGCCTCTGTTATTGAAGATTCCGATGCTGAAAATCCAGAAGTTGATGTCAGTACTTCTAGCATTCACACAGCTCCACCAATTCCTAATGATACTGCTTCAATTGGCTCTCACCCTCAGCGTACCTACTCTATTCCTGAGGAGTCAGTTAACGAGAATGACGATCgtgatgataatgatgaaaatgaatctTCTGAAGACGAAAATGAAGAGGAACAAAGACGTGCTGCTTTAAGAGAAAAGATGGCAAGACTAGCAAATGCAAGTAGATACGGTATGCCTAATGCGTACTTCAACCCATTTGGAATGCCAATGCCTTCTGCTGACTCTTCGAAGACCCCAACCAAAAGCAAGAAACCAAAGGAAGAATCTGAAAGTCCAACTGAAACGTCATCTCTTCCAACAGCGGTTCCTGTCATGCCATTTGCCGACCCATCGATGCTGCCAATGTTTAGGAAGAAGACTGAAGAAATTGCTGTGGAAACTTCTGGTCATGCCGAAACCCCAGAAAATCAAGCTGACGAAGAAAGCGAATCTAGCTTTGTAGATGGAGTCGATGATGCTCAACCTGCTATTACAGGTTCGGTGAATTACGACAAAGACCCAGACTTCCAACATAAAGATGAAGTACCCGAGGGAAGTCAAGGCCTTTCTGGATATGAATCCGAAGATGAAACTACTAAGAAagtggaagatgaagaagaggaggCTCCGTCGCCAACTGTTCCTCAAAGAATTAGGCCCACTCATGTTTATACAATTGATACTTCTCCGGGATCCCCACAAACTCCACAAACTCCACAAGCTACTAACGCCCCACAAAAATTGCCCGCAGCCCCTCCAATTCCATCTGCTCCTTCCGTCCCGCCAATTCCAACAGGTGCACCAATTCCTCCTGTTCCTTCAAGCGTACCTGTACCACCATTACCAACAAAGGCTCCAGCACCAGTTTTAAGCGTTAAAACCGAAAACACTGAGCAGAAACTGCCAACAAAACAGCCCGCTGCTGCCCCTGCTCCTCCAGTACCAAGCAGTGGCGGCCCTCCACCATTGCCTCCTTCTAATGCACCGCAACGAAGACCTTCAATTCAGACTATTCCAGGTGCAGCAAACTCATCACCAGCCACTCCTTCATCTGCTGCTCCACAAATTCCGGCCAGTTTCCAGCCATTAAGACGGACAACTACGGCGAAATTTGAACCAGGTACTATTCCAGAATTAGAGTTCTCAAAGCAAAGTACTTGGTGGTTAACTAAGACAGTTCAGGCTGATACTGTTAAACCAAGCAAAGTAAAATACATCTGGGAATCTCAGGATCACATAGTTGAAAGAAGGAATACAAATAAGTTGGTTGTCAGAGATTTCCAGTTCTTGTTCGAAGATTACTCTCAAATTCAAGCATATGTTGTATatgatccaaagaatcCAATTGAGACAGCAATTTCCCATCAGGACTATATTCCCTCCTCATCACAAAGTACTGGTAGTGATCTGTTAATCAAAACAATTTACGAAAACAGTAACAAATGTGTTGGTAAAGCTTGTCATTCATTTATTCCTCAAATATTGGGTCCAATAGATAATCTAGTCCCACCAATTGCTCAAAGAACTTACGGTATCACCGTTTTTGAACATGCTTATAACACCGCAATAGATGAAGCTGCGCTAGGAAAATTGGTACCAGGTTTGATACTTGTTGCAAGAAACGCTGAATTTACCTTTGACGATGGTTTAACGTACAGCTTGGGAATAGAAACGCCGTTTGTGGCCATTCTAAAATCTGTGGATCTTGAAACTCAATCTTTATCAGTGATTGAAGAGCTTGGTGGTGAGTGCAAAGTATCTATGTATCCACTTGAAAACTTGACTAAAGGAAAGTTAAAGGTGGCCAAGCCAGTACATCGCAAGGACATTGGTTGGTAA
- the PEX35 gene encoding Pex35p (weakly similar to uniprot|P53293 Saccharomyces cerevisiae YGR168C Hypothetical ORF) produces MTLNSNTRLARFIRFLAYDYDSEIDRNALYRRIVGVIGVNGFIALLKKHRKLTASSLFDGLPIVVAIPLLRRIIRQRHASWFLGLTIGLSQLKAKLPHWIVSYWAVESVVDQIKLWVDYSSISERRWILLRQLAASLLIPILYHRNQSKGRLYRILFETRKPWKDFLLLFVAWNVVKTYKNVKSILLKEKLKKNKVNTSSMTFDSEAKESQTQHGSMTRILMQRLEELNELSDKKSSGSVKERVYGYFFSDNFIKCVKWTLWRQVVMLIFNGQHSKCLKPLHKSIIIMLSFTLLSDPQHLDINWELLKYLGRSTLSQELGRIPHYQKPIIFAALSLSYLTRNPIA; encoded by the coding sequence ATGACATTGAATTCGAATACTCGTTTGGCGAGATTCATTCGATTTTTAGCGTACGACTATGATTCGGAAATTGATAGAAACGCTTTGTATCGTCGCATCGTTGGAGTTATTGGTGTTAATGGGTTTATAGCATTGTTAAAAAAGCACCGGAAGTTAACGGCCAGTTCATTATTCGATGGTTTGCCTATCGTTGTTGCTATACCGTTACTGAGAAGGATAATTCGTCAAAGACATGCCAGCTGGTTCCTGGGTTTAACGATTGGTCTCTCGCAGCTCAAGGCTAAGCTACCGCATTGGATTGTTTCATACTGGGCTGTAGAATCTGTTGTAGATCAAATCAAGCTCTGGGTTGATTATTCCAGTATAAGCGAACGCCGTTGGATTCTTCTCAGGCAATTGGCAGCTAGTCTCTTGATACCAATCCTATACCACAGAAATCAATCGAAGGGGAGATTATACAGGATATTATTCGAGACTAGAAAACCTTGGAAGGACTTCCTTTTGTTATTTGTCGCATGGAATGTCGTCAAGACTTATAAGAATGTGAAATCCATCcttttgaaagagaagCTTAAGAAGAATAAAGTGAATACTTCCTCAATGACGTTCGATTCAGAGGCAAAGGAATCTCAGACACAACATGGTTCAATGACAAGGATACTCATGCAAAGGTTAGAAGAGTTAAATGAGTTATCCGATAAGAAATCAAGCGGGTCGGTCAAAGAACGAGTGTATGGTTATTTCTTCAGTGACAATTTTATCAAATGTGTAAAATGGACGCTCTGGAGACAGGTGGTGATGTTAATCTTCAACGGTCAACATTCCAAATGTCTAAAGCCATTACATAAATCGATCATCATCATGTTGTCATTCACTTTGCTGAGCGACCCACAACATTTAGATATTAACTGGGAGCTACTCAAATACTTGGGGAGATCAACGTTATCTCAAGAACTTGGTAGGATACCACATTATCAAAAACCAATCATTTTCGCTGCCCTTAGTCTCTCATATCTAACCAGGAACCCAATTGCCTAA
- the CLC1 gene encoding clathrin light chain CLC1 (similar to uniprot|P17891 Saccharomyces cerevisiae YGR167W CLC1 Clathrin light chain) — protein MADKFPELEDDLVQDGFVTGDGDETEFLRREAEILGDEFKTEQDSELLSKDDSDSKTLGTSVNEADAIAAASYQPQDVEGVSNPVEEEEDDDEFGEPQSSSAEPVVRGKSEALENWKARRELEISERDQAEDKAKADLQEEAAKHIDDFYENYNIKKQQGIDQTQKEAEEFLAKTHAFASQDLTVWDKALQLINLEDADIVDGRDRSKFKEILQRLKGNGSAPGATGQK, from the coding sequence atgGCTGATAAGTTTCCTGAGTTAGAAGACGATCTAGTGCAAGATGGATTTGTTACTGGAGATGGTGACGAAACAGAGTTTCTAAGAAGAGAAGCCGAGATCTTAGGTGATGAATTCAAGACAGAGCAAGACTCCGAGCTTCTAAGTAAGGACGACTCTGATTCAAAAACTCTTGGAACATCTGTCAATGAAGCAGATGCCATTGCAGCAGCATCATATCAACCACAAGACGTCGAAGGTGTATCGAACCCggtagaagaagaagaagacgacGACGAATTCGGAGAACCACAGAGTAGTTCTGCTGAGCCTGTTGTAAGAGGGAAGTCCGAGGCTTTGGAAAACTGGAAAGCTAGACGTGAGCTTGAAATTTCTGAAAGAGATCAAGCTGAAGATAAGGCCAAGGCAGACTTACAAGAGGAAGCTGCAAAAcatattgatgatttctATGAAAACTATAACATTAAGAAGCAACAGGGAATTGATCAAACTCAAaaagaagctgaagaattCCTTGCTAAGACTCATGCTTTTGCCTCTCAAGATTTGACTGTTTGGGACAAAGCTCTTCAGTTGATCAACTTGGAGGATGCTGACATTGTAGATGGCAGAGATAGATCCAAATTCAAGGAAATCCTACAAAGGTTGAAGGGAAATGGATCCGCTCCAGGCGCCACTGGTCAAAAATAA
- the TRS65 gene encoding Trs65p (weakly similar to uniprot|P32893 Saccharomyces cerevisiae YGR166W KRE11 Protein involved in biosynthesis of cell wall beta-glucans subunit of the TRAPP (transport protein particle) complex which is involved in the late steps of endoplasmic reticulum to Golgi transport), giving the protein MIDVTIPLKEYSIDDTGVHVSDTISRSFIIFGEELPLFITSVDPLKHLFHSLAINLKDSLVRIDKNADSLIKHNDHVWQLDPTFIRKTVFNSDYLVNNVGQQGRISFQFFYLEPPLKTNEQALGSNGNESDILPSFQPLTASPPGSAESTDSVHRELKSKTVELPIYSLMNMRLRNIAIRPERNSTTSQVISSLDIQLARKFEELFPEEPYLTVDSLCYELCDGNFKLPLQPMEEMIEFPLNMKRHDAYTINYQLQDSTRLIKVTIIYKIGSSYKIRTSWETEVCLGKPTPSKSIVSSNTSTPTFIQPPSVQLPRVLAQAHFNFLQSKITVKKGEPFKVTLQVENTTPRVLNLVVYHRPKSPLAQTLILITNDLKLPLLSPGTTFQCDLEIIAIAKGYHHNTKGIKIVDLEALDVVDLGSSLSILVE; this is encoded by the coding sequence ATGATTGACGTGACAATTCCGCTAAAAGAGTACAGCATTGATGATACTGGTGTTCATGTCTCGGATACAATCAGCCgttcttttattatttttggGGAAGAGTTACCATTATTCATCACATCCGTCGACCCGTTAAAACACCTGTTTCACTCTTTAGCTATTAATTTGAAGGATAGCCTAGTACGAATTGATAAAAATGCAGACTCACTTATCAAACATAATGACCATGTATGGCAATTAGATCCAACGTTTATCAGAAAAACCGTTTTCAATTCCGATTATCTAGTGAACAATGTAGGCCAACAAGGTCGAATCAgcttccaattcttttacTTGGAGCCACCATTGAAAACCAATGAACAAGCATTAGGATCCAATGGTAATGAATCGGATATACTCCCCTCTTTTCAACCACTAACTGCATCTCCACCAGGATCAGCCGAAAGTACGGATTCGGTTCATCGcgaattgaaatcaaaaacagTGGAGTTACCAATATACtctttgatgaatatgaGACTCAGAAACATTGCAATAAGACCAGAAAGGAATTCAACAACTTCTCAAGTAATATCTTCTCTTGATATTCAACTAGCACGCAAGTTTGAGGAGTTATTTCCAGAAGAACCATATCTTACTGTTGACTCCCTATGTTACGAACTCTGCGATGGGAATTTTAAATTACCCCTACAACCTATGGAGGAAATGATAGAATTTCCGCTTAATATGAAACGTCATGATGCATATACTATAAATTATCAGTTACAGGATTCCACGAGATTGATTAAAGTTACAATTATTTATAAGATCGGATCCTCTTATAAAATTCGTACGAGCTGGGAGACAGAAGTGTGTCTAGGGAAGCCAACTCCCTCTAAGTCCATAGTAAGTTCAAATACCAGCACGCCTACCTTTATCCAGCCTCCAAGTGTCCAACTACCGCGTGTCCTGGCGCAGGCGcatttcaatttccttcaatcCAAGATAACCGTTAAGAAGGGAGAGCCCTTCAAAGTCACTTTACAAGTGGAAAACACTACTCCTAGAGTGTTAAATCTCGTAGTGTATCATAGACCAAAGAGTCCATTAGCACAGACCTTGATTCTTATCACAAATGATCTAAAACTACCGCTGTTATCACCAGGAACAACCTTCCAATgtgatcttgaaatcatcGCTATCGCAAAAGGTTATCATCACAATACGAAAGGAATCAAAATAGTAGATCTGGAAGCATTAGATGTAGTAGACCTAGGCTCATCGTTATCCATACTAGTGGAATGA
- a CDS encoding uncharacterized protein (uniprot|P33294 Kluyveromyces lactis KLLA0F14663g SIR2 NAD-dependent histone deacetylase SIR2) codes for MTEYYGTLQKRPLEQESVAEGNGGLESGKKARGDSDVFAARSPENEDVDVDADADVDADADADADAEEDAQKDILEETKADELDEVVDEYEEKEVSSNFNGTASDHVGITSSNTGSTALAASSADTNSGSGNGTGTMATNGTLSDRQYAPQKPEHPIKLERRSVSRKYVFPVISKEDSLNARSYLKQFGSARFLDDYLPEDLNSLYVYHMIKLLGFQIKDKELMLAIQEVVHNADNDDSLPQKNSSETKNVSDTYTATYPSPSFEDPLEKKHAVRLIKDLQKAMNKVLSTRIRLTNFHTIDDFVAKLKTAKKIIVLTGAGISTSLGIPDFRSSEGFYSKLGDLGLNDPQDVFSLEVFTEDPSVFYNIAHMVLPPENMYSPLHSFIKMIQDKDKLLRNYTQNIDNLESYAGVEPEKMVQCHGSFATASCVTCHWKIQGERIFPNIRNLQLPICPYCYSKRLEFFKTKTDEELADGEDDDMDDHHGRSVPKSFGVLKPDITFFGEALPSKFHRLIREDVLQCDLLICIGTSLKVAPVSEIVNMIPAHVPQVLINKDPVKHAEFDLSLLGLCDDVAALVAQKCGWDIPHDNWNKLKNKVFDSEEVERGVYKVHPLNESPAELEAEEEKHLPLQQSTAALTPPVSLSADSPGRSSSSSPQPPTQTDIANNQTST; via the coding sequence ATGACTGAATATTACGGAACTCTTCAGAAGAGACCGTTGGAACAAGAGTCTGTGGCAGAGGGAAATGGTGGCTTGGAGTCTGGGAAGAAAGCGAGGGGAGATTCTGACGTGTTTGCCGCGAGGAGTCCGGAGAATGAGGACGTAGATGTGGATGCGGATGCGGATGTGGATGCGGATGCGGATGCTGATGCAGATGCAGAGGAAGATGCTCAGAAGGATATACTGGAAGAAACTAAGGCCGACGAATTGGACGAAGTGGTTGATGAATAcgaagagaaagaagtcTCTTCTAATTTCAACGGTACGGCATCTGACCATGTTGGTATAACATCTTCTAACACAGGTTCTACAGCACTAGCTGCTTCTTCGGCTGATACTAATAGCGGTAGTGGTAATGGTACTGGTACCATGGCCACTAATGGTACTTTGAGCGATAGACAGTATGCCCCCCAGAAACCGGAACATCCGATAAAGTTGGAAAGACGTTCGGTTTCTAGGAAGTATGTTTTCCCTGTCATTTCAAAAGAGGATTCTCTTAATGCCCGTTCTTACTTGAAACAGTTTGGTTCCGCTAGGTTCTTGGACGATTACCTACCAGAGGACTTGAACTCTTTATACGTGTATCATATGATCAAGTTATTGGGATTTCAGATCAAAGATAAAGAATTGATGCTTGCCATACAGGAAGTGGTCCATAACGCTGACAACGATGATAGTTTACCTCAGAAGAACAGCTCTGAAACTAAAAATGTATCAGATACATATACAGCTACTTATCCAAGTCCAAGTTTCGAAGATCCTTTAGAAAAGAAGCATGCTGTTAGATTGATCAAAGACTTGCAAAAAGCAATGAACAAAGTGTTATCGACTAGAATTAGACTAACCAACTTCCATACCATCGATGATTTCGTGGCAAAGTTGAAAACTGCTAAAAAAATTATTGTACTAACGGGCGCAGGTATCTCAACTTCTTTGGGTATCCCTGATTTCAGATCATCTGAAGGTTTCTACTCTAAGTTGGGAGATCTTGGATTAAATGATCCACAAGATGTTTTCAGTTTGGAAGTTTTCACGGAGGATCCATCTGTCTTTTATAATATTGCTCATATGGTGCTACCCCCAGAGAACATGTATTCACCTTTACACAGTTTCATCAAGATGATCCAGGATAAAGATAAACTTTTGCGGAATTATACGCAgaatattgataatttggAGTCTTACGCCGGTGTAGAACCTGAAAAGATGGTTCAATGCCATGGTTCATTTGCAACTGCATCCTGTGTCACATGCCATTGGAAGATTCAAGGTGAAAGAATCTTCCCAAATATCAGAAACCTACAACTTCCTATTTGCCCTTACTGCTATAGCAAAAGACTAGAGTTTTTCAAGACCAAGACTGATGAAGAGCTTGCAGATGGCgaggatgatgatatgGATGACCATCATGGACGGTCAGTACCCAAATCTTTTGGTGTGTTAAAACCTGATATCACATTTTTCGGTGAAGCCCTTCCGTCGAAATTCCATAGACTAATTAGAGAAGACGTTTTACAATGTGATTTACTCATCTGCATTGGtacatctttgaaagtcGCACCGGTATCAGAAATTGTTAACATGATTCCTGCCCATGTACCACAAGTTCTAATCAACAAAGACCCAGTAAAGCATGCCGAATTCGACCTATCCCTTCTTGGTTTATGTGATGATGTCGCAGCGTTAGTGGCTCAAAAATGTGGTTGGGATATACCACATGATAATTGGaacaaactgaaaaataAGGTATTTGACTCCGAAGAGGTGGAAAGGGGTGTTTATAAGGTCCACCCGTTGAATGAATCTCCTGCAGAACTAGAAGCAGAAGAGGAGAAGCATTTACCCTTACAGCAATCGACTGCTGCATTAACTCCTCCTGTGTCACTATCTGCAGATTCCCCTGGCagatcatcttcatcatctccACAACCTCCAACACAAACCGATATTGCAAATAATCAAACTAGTACATAA